One Luteolibacter flavescens genomic region harbors:
- a CDS encoding ABC transporter permease subunit, protein MTFPRKVGLILLLVAAIAAWGHWKELSLPSLRWFFSFDATPQQIQDAATVKEWYGFSQRQRLEAQGNMVGYGFCVVMGVAGLVLLATGGKFQWNPLTVRKFTRFRSIGRGWLAFRMLLLLLLVAMLDQLLVGKRALAVKHGDQWIFPAFQQKIYYENDFGGTQDQEVNYRRLKERFAAEKNGDRVIMPPIPWDPTFDSDEVLKRPLVSNEGIIHRPGEKEPFNGQAVQFSEDNPDVQRLAARFRKGKRDGLTSIYDTKGEFAGRQTWKAGELVESKAPEDVLAATTTGWVELLYPPAPPSLKERHFLGTDSKGWDIAAQLYGGLQVIFKSSIFYLVLTYGIGITLGCVMGYFGGWFDLLMQRLIEVLSNVPFLLVVIIITVNLGRENVVLMNILLIYCIFSWITVATYLRTSTFREKARDYVAAARVQGAGTSRVIFRHILPNAISTIVTLLPFSVAGLTTSLTAMDFLGFGLPDSYPSWGRVLENGTQNLSSPWIVASVFTVMVSVLLVITFIGEAIREAFDPKKFTTYQ, encoded by the coding sequence ATGACCTTTCCCCGCAAAGTCGGATTGATCCTGCTCCTGGTGGCCGCCATCGCGGCATGGGGGCACTGGAAGGAGTTGTCCCTGCCATCGCTCCGCTGGTTCTTCTCCTTCGACGCCACGCCGCAGCAGATTCAGGACGCGGCGACCGTGAAGGAGTGGTATGGCTTTTCCCAGCGCCAGCGGCTGGAGGCTCAGGGCAACATGGTGGGCTACGGCTTCTGCGTTGTGATGGGCGTGGCCGGACTGGTGTTGCTCGCGACCGGCGGGAAATTCCAGTGGAACCCTCTGACGGTTCGCAAGTTCACGCGCTTTCGTTCGATCGGTCGCGGTTGGCTCGCCTTTCGAATGCTCCTGCTGCTCCTGCTGGTGGCGATGCTGGACCAGCTCCTGGTGGGCAAGCGCGCGCTGGCCGTGAAGCACGGCGACCAGTGGATCTTCCCCGCCTTCCAGCAAAAGATCTATTACGAAAACGACTTCGGCGGCACGCAGGACCAGGAGGTGAACTACCGCCGCTTGAAGGAGCGCTTCGCCGCGGAGAAGAACGGCGATCGGGTGATCATGCCGCCCATCCCGTGGGACCCCACCTTCGACTCCGACGAGGTGCTGAAGCGCCCGCTCGTCTCGAATGAAGGCATCATCCACCGGCCGGGGGAGAAGGAGCCGTTCAACGGTCAGGCCGTCCAATTCAGCGAGGACAATCCCGACGTCCAGCGTCTCGCCGCACGCTTCCGCAAGGGCAAGCGAGACGGCCTCACCTCGATCTACGATACCAAGGGCGAATTCGCCGGACGCCAAACGTGGAAGGCGGGCGAACTGGTCGAGTCGAAGGCCCCGGAAGACGTGCTCGCCGCCACCACCACCGGCTGGGTAGAGCTGCTCTACCCGCCCGCGCCTCCATCGTTGAAGGAGCGGCATTTCCTCGGCACGGACTCGAAGGGCTGGGACATCGCAGCCCAGCTCTACGGCGGCCTGCAGGTCATCTTCAAGTCGTCCATTTTCTATCTGGTGCTCACCTATGGCATCGGCATCACGCTCGGCTGCGTCATGGGATACTTCGGCGGGTGGTTCGACCTGTTGATGCAACGCCTCATCGAGGTCCTTAGCAACGTGCCCTTCCTGCTGGTGGTCATCATTATCACGGTGAACCTGGGCCGCGAGAACGTGGTGCTGATGAATATCCTGCTGATCTACTGCATCTTCTCTTGGATTACCGTCGCCACCTACCTGCGCACCTCCACCTTCCGGGAAAAGGCGCGCGACTACGTGGCGGCTGCACGGGTCCAGGGCGCGGGCACCTCGCGGGTGATCTTCCGCCACATCCTGCCAAACGCGATCTCCACCATCGTTACCCTCCTGCCCTTCAGCGTCGCGGGCCTGACCACCTCGCTCACGGCGATGGACTTCCTCGGCTTCGGCCTGCCGGACTCCTATCCTAGCTGGGGCCGGGTGCTGGAAAACGGCACGCAAAATCTCTCTTCACCGTGGATCGTGGCCTCAGTCTTCACCGTGATGGTCTCCGTGCTGCTGGTCATCACCTTCATCGGCGAGGCGATCCGCGAGGCATTCGATCCCAAGAAATTCACCACCTACCAATGA
- a CDS encoding ABC transporter permease subunit: MKAYFLRRILLIPLTLLGITALVFSTIKLAPGGPVEQRLAQLVGGEKRSRAEASFSLTMSQVIEEEEKEDEDKSVSRAYLEWLGVMPRDMMKAGAEFKPDQNTVEMILPGTVHIVTVTRDGKLSGPEGVDLSAWDVRLRSPQEQAARWAKWIKGVELTKMPEPRAVLFMPERDGLLQGSLGNSKKYQDSVWSMILERMPVSVYFGVLSMIVIYGVCLPLGIVKAIKHRSFMDNATSAAVFAGYAIPGYALGSLMVVFLGAKLGWFPLRGLTGDDFETLSAMGKVKDLAHHTVMPLICYLIGSFAFMTMMMKNNLMDNLAADYVRTAAAKGVSFPRAVFKHAFRNSIIPIATTFGNNISLLVAGSMLIERIFDINGFGLLQFNAIFERDQPLIMGVLFFSALLMLIGNILSDLCVALVDPRVSYK; encoded by the coding sequence TTGAAAGCCTATTTCCTTCGCCGCATTCTTCTGATCCCGCTCACCTTGCTCGGGATCACGGCGCTGGTCTTCTCCACCATCAAGCTCGCGCCTGGCGGTCCGGTGGAGCAACGCTTGGCCCAGCTCGTGGGCGGTGAAAAGCGCTCGCGTGCCGAGGCTTCCTTCTCGCTGACGATGTCGCAGGTCATCGAGGAGGAGGAAAAGGAGGACGAGGACAAGAGCGTCTCCCGCGCCTACCTCGAGTGGCTGGGCGTGATGCCGCGGGACATGATGAAGGCCGGCGCGGAATTCAAGCCGGACCAGAACACGGTGGAAATGATCCTCCCCGGAACCGTCCACATCGTGACCGTCACGCGGGATGGCAAGCTTTCCGGACCGGAAGGCGTGGACCTTTCCGCGTGGGACGTGCGCCTGCGTTCACCGCAGGAGCAGGCGGCCCGCTGGGCGAAGTGGATCAAGGGCGTGGAACTCACCAAGATGCCCGAGCCGCGCGCGGTGCTCTTCATGCCGGAGCGGGACGGCCTGCTGCAGGGCAGCCTGGGGAACTCCAAGAAGTACCAGGACAGCGTGTGGTCGATGATCTTGGAGCGCATGCCGGTATCCGTCTATTTCGGCGTGCTGAGCATGATTGTCATCTACGGGGTCTGCCTGCCGCTGGGCATCGTGAAGGCGATCAAGCACCGCAGCTTCATGGACAATGCCACTTCGGCGGCTGTCTTCGCGGGCTACGCCATCCCGGGCTATGCGCTGGGCTCGCTGATGGTCGTCTTCCTCGGTGCGAAACTCGGCTGGTTTCCGCTGCGGGGCCTCACGGGGGATGACTTCGAGACGCTATCCGCCATGGGCAAGGTGAAGGATCTGGCACACCACACGGTCATGCCGCTGATCTGCTACCTCATCGGCAGCTTCGCCTTCATGACCATGATGATGAAGAACAATCTCATGGACAATCTCGCCGCCGACTACGTCCGCACTGCCGCGGCGAAGGGCGTGTCTTTCCCTCGAGCCGTCTTCAAGCACGCCTTCCGCAATTCCATCATCCCGATCGCGACCACCTTCGGAAACAACATCTCGCTGCTGGTGGCGGGGTCGATGCTCATCGAGCGGATCTTCGACATCAACGGCTTCGGCCTCCTGCAGTTCAATGCGATCTTCGAGCGCGACCAGCCCTTGATCATGGGGGTCCTGTTCTTCTCCGCGCTGCTGATGCTGATCGGCAACATCCTCTCCGACCTCTGCGTGGCCTTGGTGGATCCGCGGGTGAGCTACAAGTGA